One stretch of Bacillota bacterium DNA includes these proteins:
- a CDS encoding glucose-6-phosphate isomerase, with protein MKQLTFDYRNALPFVNEHELDNLAEEVLLAHKRLHDKTGAGSDFLGWIDLPKDYDREEYERIKQAAAKVRSNSDVFLVIGIGGSYLGARAAVEMLKNGFYNVLPNKKRGGPQIFFVGHNISGTYLAELLQLIEDRDVSINVISKSGTTTEPALAFRVLREHLEKRYGSEGAAERIYVTTDRSKGALKQLADSKGYETFVIPDDIGGRFSVLTAVGLLPIAVAGIDTDAMLKGAAHAREWYSVPELANNPAYQYAALRNILYRKGRTMEIMVNYEPKMHFFTEWWKQLFGESEGKDQKGIFPAGVDFSTDLHSLGQYIQDGLRNLFETVLVVEKPELDLTVGSDPDNVDGLNFLAGKTFDFVNKQAFTGTVLAHVDGGVPNLVLTIPEISPAYFGAMVYFFEKACGISGYLLGVNPFDQPGVEAYKQNMFALLGKPGFEKRLQELQAKMK; from the coding sequence GTGAAACAGCTGACATTTGATTACAGAAATGCACTGCCTTTTGTTAATGAGCACGAATTGGACAACCTTGCTGAAGAGGTTCTGCTTGCTCACAAGCGCCTGCATGATAAAACAGGTGCTGGCAGTGACTTTCTCGGATGGATTGATTTGCCTAAAGATTATGATCGGGAGGAATATGAGCGGATTAAGCAGGCTGCAGCCAAAGTCCGTTCTAACTCGGATGTATTTTTGGTGATCGGTATCGGAGGTTCATATCTGGGAGCGCGGGCCGCAGTAGAAATGCTGAAAAACGGATTTTATAATGTTCTGCCCAACAAAAAACGCGGTGGCCCGCAGATCTTTTTTGTTGGCCACAATATCAGCGGTACATATCTGGCTGAATTGCTGCAGTTGATTGAGGATAGGGATGTTTCAATTAATGTGATTTCCAAATCCGGTACAACGACCGAACCGGCCTTGGCTTTTCGCGTACTGCGGGAGCATTTAGAGAAACGGTATGGCAGTGAAGGGGCAGCAGAGCGGATCTATGTAACTACAGATCGCAGCAAGGGCGCCCTCAAGCAGCTGGCGGACAGCAAAGGCTATGAAACCTTTGTAATTCCAGACGATATCGGGGGAAGATTTTCGGTTCTGACCGCTGTGGGTTTGCTGCCCATCGCTGTAGCTGGGATTGACACAGATGCGATGCTGAAGGGCGCAGCTCATGCCCGCGAATGGTATTCTGTTCCGGAATTAGCCAACAATCCCGCTTACCAGTATGCTGCTCTCCGCAACATTCTTTACCGCAAGGGCAGAACTATGGAAATAATGGTAAACTATGAGCCAAAAATGCATTTCTTTACCGAGTGGTGGAAACAGCTCTTTGGTGAAAGCGAGGGTAAGGATCAGAAGGGAATATTCCCCGCCGGTGTGGATTTTTCCACCGATCTGCATTCTCTCGGACAGTATATTCAAGATGGACTGCGTAATCTCTTTGAGACTGTATTAGTTGTTGAGAAGCCAGAACTAGATCTTACAGTCGGCAGTGATCCGGATAATGTGGACGGATTGAATTTCTTGGCTGGTAAAACCTTCGATTTTGTTAACAAGCAGGCATTTACAGGCACAGTGTTGGCTCATGTTGATGGAGGAGTGCCGAATTTAGTTCTGACAATTCCTGAGATCAGCCCCGCTTATTTTGGCGCCATGGTCTATTTCTTTGAAAAAGCCTGCGGCATCAGCGGTTATCTCTTGGGAGTTAATCCTTTTGACCAGCCTGGTGTTGAAGCCTATAAGCAGAATATGTTTGCTCTCTTAGGCAAACCCGGGTTTGAAAAACGCCTTCAAGAACTGCAGGCAAAAATGAAGTAA
- a CDS encoding N-acetylmuramoyl-L-alanine amidase has protein sequence MSRQRKFIWITLTRQYLIAFGLLVVLLYILTLPESYHLAVLSTAAVATPVKYDVVIDPGHGGIDSGGIGAEDIYEKEIVLDIALKMKDYLEKQGLTVGLTRSSDTDVTHLASIRGTRHQRDLNGRFLAMHEGSLGISIHANVTKSKDEKGAIVFYRRDSYIDRLYAETVLEELESVQVLNHPQPIPRGNLLLLKVKPPSLLVEVGFLSNQDDLEKLTNPDFRQVLAEALGQGVLNFYYLYRLEQSE, from the coding sequence ATGTCCCGCCAGCGGAAATTCATTTGGATAACTTTAACCAGACAGTATTTGATTGCTTTCGGTCTGCTGGTAGTTTTGTTATATATACTTACGCTGCCGGAGAGCTATCATTTGGCGGTACTATCGACTGCAGCAGTTGCAACACCGGTTAAGTATGATGTAGTCATCGATCCAGGTCATGGAGGGATTGATTCTGGCGGGATCGGTGCTGAGGATATTTATGAAAAAGAGATTGTGCTCGATATTGCATTAAAAATGAAAGATTACTTAGAGAAACAGGGATTGACAGTTGGTTTAACTCGCAGTAGCGATACTGATGTAACGCATTTGGCCAGCATACGGGGAACAAGGCACCAGCGGGATCTGAACGGGCGCTTTTTGGCTATGCATGAGGGCAGCCTGGGAATCAGTATCCATGCAAATGTTACTAAGAGTAAAGACGAAAAAGGTGCGATTGTTTTTTACAGGCGGGATTCGTATATTGACAGACTCTACGCCGAGACCGTCCTGGAGGAATTGGAAAGTGTGCAGGTCTTGAACCACCCCCAGCCGATTCCTCGCGGCAATCTGCTGCTGTTAAAAGTAAAGCCTCCGTCGCTGCTGGTGGAGGTGGGTTTTTTGTCGAATCAGGATGATCTGGAGAAGCTGACCAATCCCGACTTCCGGCAGGTTTTAGCGGAGGCACTTGGACAGGGTGTGCTAAATTTCTATTATCTTTACCGCTTAGAGCAGTCGGAGTAG
- a CDS encoding 5'-methylthioadenosine/adenosylhomocysteine nucleosidase, producing MYIGIIGAMAEEVAGLIPKLEEHSETTIAGLAFHQGKLNGQPVIVVRCGVGKVNAAVCTQLLIDHFQVTAVINTGVAGGVDPNVKIGDVIIAEDAVHHDFDVTVFGYKPGTVPGFDQTCFLADQELKSKAVAAAHKVVGPNRTHLGTIASGDQFISSSERKHFLFETFQALCAEMEGAAIAHTAYLNQIPYIIIRAISDQADAAAPADFETFLDQIIPDLNSIVSEIAAGYSDCSKR from the coding sequence ATGTATATCGGTATTATCGGTGCGATGGCAGAAGAAGTCGCCGGACTGATTCCCAAGCTTGAAGAACATTCGGAGACTACAATCGCTGGACTGGCCTTTCATCAGGGCAAACTTAATGGTCAACCGGTCATTGTGGTTAGATGCGGAGTCGGTAAGGTCAACGCCGCGGTCTGCACCCAGCTCCTGATTGACCATTTTCAAGTCACTGCGGTTATCAACACCGGTGTAGCGGGTGGTGTAGACCCAAATGTTAAAATCGGTGACGTCATCATTGCTGAAGATGCGGTGCACCATGACTTTGATGTTACAGTTTTCGGATATAAACCGGGAACAGTTCCCGGCTTTGACCAAACTTGTTTTCTGGCAGACCAAGAGCTGAAATCAAAAGCAGTCGCAGCTGCCCACAAAGTTGTTGGTCCCAACCGCACCCATCTAGGTACTATCGCCAGCGGAGACCAATTCATATCCAGTTCGGAGCGGAAACATTTTCTATTTGAAACATTTCAGGCACTCTGCGCTGAGATGGAAGGAGCTGCTATTGCCCACACCGCCTATCTCAACCAAATTCCGTACATCATAATTCGAGCTATTTCTGACCAAGCTGATGCTGCTGCACCTGCAGACTTTGAAACTTTTCTCGATCAAATCATTCCAGATCTGAATTCAATCGTATCTGAAATCGCTGCAGGCTACTCCGACTGCTCTAAGCGGTAA